The DNA segment CAACATCGTCATTTTGGCAATGTGTGATACAATATCGGTTGCTCTGCAATCCAATCTGAACAGCAGGAAGTTTTATGACAACCTATGACATCACATTTGAACGCATGGTTCACGGCGGCGAAGCCTTGGGACGGCTTGACGATGGGCGCGTGGTCTTCGTGCCCTACGTGTTGCCGGGCGAACGCGCTATCGTGCGCCTTACAGAAACCCACAAACGATGGGCGCGCGGCGTGGTGGTAGAACGCCTGACCAACGCACCTGAGCGGGTCGAACCACGGTGCCCCCATTTTGGTCCTAGCGCATGTGGGGGCTGCCACTGGCAACACGCCAACTACGCCGCCCAACTCGCGTACAAAACCGACATCGTGCGCGACCAAATTGCGCGCATTGGTAAACAAAACCCCGAAGTTGTGCGCCCATGCATTGGCATGGAAACCCCCTGGCACTATCGGAATCATGTTCAATTGCATATCAGCGAAGATGGGCGCTTGGGCTACATCCGCGCCGACCAAAACGGTGTCGAACCCATTGACGCTTGCTTGATTATGAACCACCGCGTAGCCGAACTGTTCGAGCAACTCGAAATCAGTTTCCCCAGCCTGCAACGGGTTGCCCTGCGCGGAAGCGACCGCACCGGCGACGGCATGGTCATTCTGGAAACCCTGGAAGATGAACCGCCGGAAATCGAAGTGGATTTGCCCGTATCGGTGGTGATGGTCCTCTCCGATGGAACCCCGGTGACACTCGTCGGCTCGCCGTACCTGGAAGAAGAAGTCGCCGGACGGCGCTGGCGCATTTCCGCCAACAGTTTCTTCCAAACCAACACTGAAATGGCTGAAAAACTTGTGTACCTTGTGCGCGAATTTGCCCAACCACTGCTCGGCATCGAAACAGTGGTGGATGTGTACGGCGGCGTTGGGCTTCTGGGCATCAGCCTCGCCCCCGAAGTGCAGCATGTCATCATCGTCGAATCCAACCCCGACGCCATCCATGACGCCCACCACAACGGCGCCGACCTGGGCAATGTTTCCCCGTTTGTTGAAGATGCGGCGGTCGCGCTCAGCAACTGGGAAGCCCCGCGCCCGCATCTCGTTATCGTGGACCCACCGCGCGCCGGCATCGAACGCGAAGCATTGGAAGCCCTGGCACGCCTGCGCCCACCGCGGCTCATCTATGTCTCCTGCGACCCCGCCACTTTGGCGCGCGATATCCGTTTCTTGTGCGAGCAGGGCTACCATCTCGATGTTGTCCAACCGCTTGACATGTTCCCGCACACCTACCATGTCGAAAACGTCGCCCGATTGAGCCTGGAGTAGCGCGCGTATGCTCATCCACCTTGATGACATTTCCCCCGTGTGGCAGGTTGACGATGTGGTGCGTGCCCGCCAAGGCGTCGCCGACCCCGACCTGGATGTTGATGTGAGCGGCTGGCAAGGGCGCATCATCGAAGTGCTGCCCGAAGAACGCCTGGCGTGCGTGGCGTGGGATAGCCACACCCTGCGCAACATGCCCGCGCGCATGATCGAAGAATGCGAAGAAAACGGCATGGACTGGCGCACCATGTACCTGGCGTTTGAAGACCTGGAACGCGCCGAGCCGCGCGACACCGAAGCCGACGTCGCCGCCACCATTGCTGAACTCGAACGCCGCCACGCATGGGCGTACCTTGGCGAACAAGGGAAACGCATTCGGCGCATTCTCAAAGGCATTGACCCCACCGACATAGAAGCCGCCTTACGCGCCTGGCAACGCTTTTTCAAACAGCGCCTGCGTCTCCCGTTGAATGTGGTTGTGTTTGAACCACCCCCGCCTGAAAGCGGCCTTGCGCTGGATGACCGTGTAAAACTGCGTGCCATTCGCGGCGCAACACCCGACGAAGGCTTGCTCGCTGAGGTCGAAAAACGGCGCCAAGAGCGCGTCCAAGTGCCGCTGTTCATCCTGCAAGCCGCCAAGGAATCCTCAAAACCGGCGCAATGGCTGGACGATTACAGCACCTGGTGGCACAACCGGCATCGTTTTGTGGTTGAATTTGATTAGTTATGCTAATTGTTTACAAAAATTACTTGACGTAGGCCGCCAAATCTTGTACAATATGCAAAGAGTAATGCGCTTTCAGATGTGCGATTCTTTCATGGGGTGTGGGTGGTGGCATGAAAGCGTCGCACCAGGCAATAGCGTGTTGCTCGGAGGCACTTTGACGTATTCAAGAACCAACCGTAAGGTCGTGAGGCGTTCGACGAAGCATCAAAGCGCGCGAGCCAAGCCTCGGCGCTTTTTTGCTATACGGCGCCGACGCGGCCGCCAGTCATCAAGAGGGGGCTCAGGATGGCAGAAGTTCAAGTCGGAACGGTCAAGTGGTTCAACAACGCCAAGGGCTACGGCTTCATTCAGCGTGACGAGGGGCCGGACGTGTTTGTGCATCACACAGACATTCAAATGGAAGGCTACCGCACACTGCAAGAAGGGCAACAAGTCGAATTTGAGCTTGTTGACGCCGAAAAGGGCCCACGCGCGCAAAACGTGCGCCCCTTGGCGACCCCACAGACTGTGTAGGTTGTACCGGTTCTCATTCACCAAGCCGTTATCCCGCTCGCATGAGCCCACCACCCACCGGCTTTTGCCATTCGCACATATGCGGTATGATGTTCGATGCCTCGTGCACACGGGGCATTTTTTATGATGATTGATTGGGCGCGATGGAGAGTGCAATTTCTTGAAATTGGATTCTCCATCGAGAACAATCACTCGAAGTCTTTTCAATACCAATGAAGGAGTTTCTATGGCAGGACGTAAACTGAAAATTATTCCGCTTGGCGGCCTGGGCGAGATTGGCCGCAATATGACACTGCTTGAGTACGGGAACAACATTCTCGTAGTTGATGTGGGGGTCAAATTCCCCACCGCCGAACAGTATGGCATTGACCTTGTCATTCCCGACTGGCACTATTTGCGCGAACGCCGCCAGCATGTGCGCGGCATTGTGCTCACCCACGGGCATGAAGACCACATTGGGGCGCTGCCCTTCCTTCTGCGCGATGGGTTTCACGATGTCCCCATCTACGCCACGCGGCTCACCCGCGGGCTGGTGGAAGGCAAGTTGGAGCAATACGGCTTGCTCGAAGGCGTGACCATTCACACCATCCGCCCAAGCGAGCGCTTCCATGTAGGGCCGTTTGAAATCGAACCTGTGCATGTCGCGCATAGTATTCCCGATGCGGTGGCGCTGGCCATTCGCTCACCTGCCGGGTTGGTCGTCGTCACCGGCGACTACAAGTTCGACCACACGCCGCCGATTGGCAACCCCACCGACGTGGCGACATTGGGACGTTTGGGCGCAGAAGGTGTGCTGGCACTGCTTGGTGACAGCACCAACGCCGAAGTGGAAGGCACAACACCGTCGGAACGGGTTGTGGAAGAAACGATTAGCCGCATTTTCAGCGAGGTTGAAGGGCGGATTATCGTCGCCACTTTTGCCAGTTCGCTGGCACGCATCAACCAGATTTTGCACACAGCGGCGGAGCACGGGCGCAAAGTGGCCGTCACGGGGCGCAGCATGGTGCAGAACGTGGACATTGCGCTCAAGTTGGGGTATCTGCAAGCGCCCGAAGGGTTGATTGTGCCCATTGAAGAAGCCTTGCAATTGCCGCCCAAGCGCATTTGTTTGTTGACCACGGGGTCGCAGGGTGAACCGGCGGCGGGGTTGGCGCGGCTGGCGAACGGTTCGCACCGTCAAATCCAAATCATGCCGGGCGATACCGTGATTGTGAGCGCCCACCCCATTCCCGGCAACGAGGAAGCCGTTTCGCGCGTGATTGATAACCTGTACCGCTTGGGCGCCGATGTGATTTACGGGCGCATGGCGCGCGTCCACGTCAGTGGCCACGGCGCCCGCGATGAGTTGCGGTTGATGCTCAACCTGCTGCGCCCGAAGTATGTCATTCCGGTTCACGGGCAATACCGCATGCAAGTGCAGCATGCCCGGCTTGCGGAGCAGATGGGCATTCCACGTGAAAACATTTTCGTGCTTCAAAATGGGCAACCGCTGCTCATCAATGAAAAAGGCGCTGAATTGGGCGAGCCGCTCCCCATGAAAGAGGTGTACGTGGACGGCAACCGCGTGGGTGAAATTGGCGAAGTGGTCCTGCGCGACCGCGAAATGCTGGCGCGTGATGGGTTCTTCATCACTGTGCTGACGCTCGACCGTCAAACCGGCGAACTGATCGGCAATCCGCAGTTGTTGTCGCGGGGTTTTGTCTACTTGCGCGAGAGTGAAGAGCTTTTGAACACCATTAGTGAGCGGATTCGCCAGGTGGTAAACAACAGCCAAAATGGGCATCGCACCGACATTAGCGCCCTGGAAACGCGGTTGCGCTCAACCGTATCACGGTATCTGTATGAAGCCACCGGCTGCCGTCCATTCGTGATGGCGGTGATCAACACGGTGTAAGGTTTTCGCCGACAACCAAAAAGGCGCGGACATGGTGTCCGCGCCTTTTTTTATGGGCGTGTGATTAGTCGTCATCACGGCCGTGGTCGTCGTCATCGTCGTCGTTGTTATTGCCACCGTGGTCATCGTCATCGTCGTCATCATCGTTGTCGTTGCCACCATGGTCATCATCATCATCATCGCCGTTGTCGTTATGGTCGCCGCCGCGATCGTCATCGTTGCCATTGTGGTCGCCGCCGCCAGGACCGGAGTTGTTGGCGTTGTGATCGCCTTGGTTCGGGCCAGGATTGCCGCCGTTGTCGTTTTCGTCGTCGTCATCATCACCGCGGTTGTCATTGCCTTCATCGTCATCGTCATCATCATCGTTGGCGTTGGCGTGGTCTTCGTTGTCATTGTCATCATCGTCATCGTTAGCGTTGTTCTCATTCACATTGGCATTATCGTCATCATCGGCGTCATCATCACGCACCACCTTGATTTCGCGCGCCACCAGTGTCCCATCCGCCATGACCAACACTTCCACCTTCACCATCGCCCCAACTTCGAGTTGTCCCTTCACCTCCGTTTGTGGTGTCAGCAGGAGCGTCTGGCCAGCGACAACGATAGTGTTTTCACCCAGAGCCTCTACCGGCGCTTCGATTTTCATCTTGTCGCGCACTTCGTTCTCGTTGCGGTTGTCGTCTTCATCGTCATCATCTTCGTCGTCATCGTGCGCCGGCTCGATTTCGCGCACCACCAATGTGCCGTCATCCATCACCCAGACATGTACCTTCACCAGCATGCCCACTTCCAGCTGCCCCTTCACCTCGCTTTGGGGCGTCAACAGGAGCGTGTGCCCGGCCACCGTCACCGACAGTTCGTCCATCACTTCAAGCGGCGCCACAATTTCCATCTCGCCTACGACACCACCAACCATCTCGTTCTCGTTGGTGTTGCCATTCGCATCTTCGTTGGCGTTCTCGTTGCCATTGGCGTCATCGTCATCATGCGCTGGCTCGATTTCGCGCACCACCAACGTGCCGTCATCCATCACCCAGACATGCACCTTCACCAGCATGCCCACTTCCAGCTGCCCCTTCACTTCGCTTTGCGGTGTAAGCAGCAACGTCCAGCCGGCGACCGTCACACTGCCCTCGTCCAGCGCTTCTACCAACGCCACAATCTCAATTTCGCCGGTAACACCTTCGGGTGTCTCGTTGGCGTTTTCGTCCTCGTTTTCATTCTCATTCTCGTTGGCTTCGTTCTCGTTCTCGTTGGCGTTCTCATTCGCATTGCCATTGTCGTTCGCATTCTCATTGCCGTTGGCGTTGTCATCGCCCGCGCCCTCATCGGCGGGTTCAATTTCACGCGCAACAAGCGTACCGTCATCCGCCAGGAAAACGTGCACTTTCACCATGGTGCCAACGTCAATTTGCCCCTTGATTTCGGTGGCGTCGGTCAGGTGCACAGTCTGCCCCGCAACAACAATCGTGCTATCGCCCATGGCTTCAATAGGGGCAACAATTTCAACCTCGCCATTCGCATCGAATGAGATGTTTTGCACCTGCGCCAATTCATCCACCGTTGTGCCCAGGGTTTGGGCATCACCGCAGCCGGTTGCCAGCACCATAGCCAGCACACTCACGAATAAGATCGTCAATGTTCGCACAAATTTCATCGTTTATCCTCCTCATGTTCTTTTGATGAAATGTCTTTTCGACAGAGGCACTTGAAACACGTATGGCTTCATGGAAAGGTTACGGCGAAAATCACAGCAAAATCATCACGATACACCTCCTTCAAATATGGGTCGTCAGCCGCTACGCGCAGAAAAGCGGCATGACGGTGGTCGGTGAACACATACTCAGCACCAAAGAATGTGCGAATAACCAAGCCAGGTGTCTCATTGCGTCCTTCGGTGATATCAACCCAAACTTTGTAGAGCCCAGGGTTGGCGCGTTCTAGAAACACGGGGTCAAGTCCCACGAGATAGGTGTTGTGGTGGTTGTAGAAAAAGAGGCGTGGGAAATCGTCCCAATCCGTCTGGAAGACGCGACTCTGCGGCGGTGTGTTTTTCGCCAACCACGTCGCCGCCGCCTGATAACGTTCAGAAGGCGCGGAGCGCTGCACAGCGGCCTGGGCGCGCGGCAATGTGTAGAAACCACCCGCCACCAACCCCGCCAGCAACAACGCCACGCTCAGCATGTTGGAACGCCGCGAGGCCGTTTTCCTCAGCAAAGGCCCCAGATGATACGCGGCAAAGAGCAGGACAAACGGGGGCGCGTATTCAACGAACCGCCGCGATTGCAACACCATCATGCCAAACAGCAGGACACAAAGCGTGAAAAAGAGGCTCTCGGTGCGTTGACGCACGCCAAACGCCACCTGCGCCAGCCAGCCCAGCGCCAGCAACACCATCGCCGGCGCCATGTTGCGAACCAGTTGGTCGGTCTTGTAGGGATACCATTCATTCCCGACGGCGATTTCCGTCGGTGTGCTCAGTTTGGGGGCAATGTGGTGTACAAGAAAGAGCACGTTCTGCGGGAAATAGGGATTGATGACCAATCCCGCCGCAATACCCAGCAGGCTATACGCCAAAGGACGCCACTCAAAGCGTCCTTCGGCCAGCAATGTTGCCACGCCATACGCGCCGGTCAGCACAATCAGCAGCGGGAAGGCGTTATACGCCCAGACATACAGGAAGCCCACCAGTGCAAGCCGCCGATAGTGACCATCGAGCAACCACGCAACAGCCACCAACAAGAAGAAGAGTGAAAGCGACTGCGCACGCGGCATACTCATGCGATAGAGAAACGCATCGGAAACGACAAAGAAGCCCAGCGCCCAGAGGGTTGCCCACGGCACCCTGCGCCGCCGCAAAACCCACCAGAGCGCAACGCCGGCCAGCGCCGCCATGAAGACGCTGCCCCACTTCGCCCCCAGCCGCAAATCGCCAAAAGTGAACGGCATGAGCAAGACATGGAAGAGGTAATGATGGTCCACAAACTGGTTAGCGTTGAGCACGGTCAGCGGCAACCAGATGAATGCAGGGCGCAACCCTTCGGTGCGCAAGAGATAAGCCATCTTGATATGGTAGTAACCGTCATTGCCGACGAGGTGAGGCGTGGAAAATTGCAACCACGCCAACCCCACTACAAACAGTAAGAAGACCCCCACCGCCTGCACAACAGTGCGCGCATGGACGCGCTTCTGCGCAAACACCAGCCCCCGCCTTTTCGTGCTCGACGGTTGCACGGTGGGCAACATAGCCCCAACGATTTTCTTGTGGTCGCTCAGTTCACTCATGATTCCCCTCAGCATGCAGGTATTTGGGTGGAGGTCTTCACAAGGGGAGACGAACGGGCAGGAAAAAGGTTACGGTGAATCCAAGAAAACATTCACTATCTGAACGACCTGATCTCTGCATTATCAGCATCACACCTCTGAAAGCATCCAACTTGCCAACCTTCCCCTTTGCACTACAACATTCCCGCTGAACAAAACCAACACTCAAACATGAAGAGAAAGAGTATGCCATGCGCGCACGCTTGCTTATCGTGTTCTGGTTGCTGCTCGGTCTCACAACCGCCTGTGCACGCGGCCAAAATGGCGCGTCTTCACTCATTGCCAACCTGAACATCACCCCCAGCACCGTGGGGGAAAACCATGTGCGTATTGAACTCCTCGACAGCACCAACGCCCACGTCATCGGCGCAGAGGTCAAAATGATTGCCAACATGAACCA comes from the Ardenticatena maritima genome and includes:
- a CDS encoding class I SAM-dependent RNA methyltransferase, translating into MTTYDITFERMVHGGEALGRLDDGRVVFVPYVLPGERAIVRLTETHKRWARGVVVERLTNAPERVEPRCPHFGPSACGGCHWQHANYAAQLAYKTDIVRDQIARIGKQNPEVVRPCIGMETPWHYRNHVQLHISEDGRLGYIRADQNGVEPIDACLIMNHRVAELFEQLEISFPSLQRVALRGSDRTGDGMVILETLEDEPPEIEVDLPVSVVMVLSDGTPVTLVGSPYLEEEVAGRRWRISANSFFQTNTEMAEKLVYLVREFAQPLLGIETVVDVYGGVGLLGISLAPEVQHVIIVESNPDAIHDAHHNGADLGNVSPFVEDAAVALSNWEAPRPHLVIVDPPRAGIEREALEALARLRPPRLIYVSCDPATLARDIRFLCEQGYHLDVVQPLDMFPHTYHVENVARLSLE
- a CDS encoding cold-shock protein — protein: MAEVQVGTVKWFNNAKGYGFIQRDEGPDVFVHHTDIQMEGYRTLQEGQQVEFELVDAEKGPRAQNVRPLATPQTV
- a CDS encoding ribonuclease J, translating into MAGRKLKIIPLGGLGEIGRNMTLLEYGNNILVVDVGVKFPTAEQYGIDLVIPDWHYLRERRQHVRGIVLTHGHEDHIGALPFLLRDGFHDVPIYATRLTRGLVEGKLEQYGLLEGVTIHTIRPSERFHVGPFEIEPVHVAHSIPDAVALAIRSPAGLVVVTGDYKFDHTPPIGNPTDVATLGRLGAEGVLALLGDSTNAEVEGTTPSERVVEETISRIFSEVEGRIIVATFASSLARINQILHTAAEHGRKVAVTGRSMVQNVDIALKLGYLQAPEGLIVPIEEALQLPPKRICLLTTGSQGEPAAGLARLANGSHRQIQIMPGDTVIVSAHPIPGNEEAVSRVIDNLYRLGADVIYGRMARVHVSGHGARDELRLMLNLLRPKYVIPVHGQYRMQVQHARLAEQMGIPRENIFVLQNGQPLLINEKGAELGEPLPMKEVYVDGNRVGEIGEVVLRDREMLARDGFFITVLTLDRQTGELIGNPQLLSRGFVYLRESEELLNTISERIRQVVNNSQNGHRTDISALETRLRSTVSRYLYEATGCRPFVMAVINTV
- a CDS encoding DUF5666 domain-containing protein, translated to MKFVRTLTILFVSVLAMVLATGCGDAQTLGTTVDELAQVQNISFDANGEVEIVAPIEAMGDSTIVVAGQTVHLTDATEIKGQIDVGTMVKVHVFLADDGTLVAREIEPADEGAGDDNANGNENANDNGNANENANENENEANENENENEDENANETPEGVTGEIEIVALVEALDEGSVTVAGWTLLLTPQSEVKGQLEVGMLVKVHVWVMDDGTLVVREIEPAHDDDDANGNENANEDANGNTNENEMVGGVVGEMEIVAPLEVMDELSVTVAGHTLLLTPQSEVKGQLEVGMLVKVHVWVMDDGTLVVREIEPAHDDDEDDDDEDDNRNENEVRDKMKIEAPVEALGENTIVVAGQTLLLTPQTEVKGQLEVGAMVKVEVLVMADGTLVAREIKVVRDDDADDDDNANVNENNANDDDDDNDNEDHANANDDDDDDDEGNDNRGDDDDDENDNGGNPGPNQGDHNANNSGPGGGDHNGNDDDRGGDHNDNGDDDDDDHGGNDNDDDDDDDDHGGNNNDDDDDDHGRDDD
- a CDS encoding FixH family protein, with product MRARLLIVFWLLLGLTTACARGQNGASSLIANLNITPSTVGENHVRIELLDSTNAHVIGAEVKMIANMNHAGMQPSSASLTETAPGIYEGTIELTMPGEWFAILEIAREDGQTVELQVALPEVRRGE